The Bacteroidota bacterium DNA window GAGTAGGCATCGCGCATTCTATCTTCTTATAGCATAACTTGTTCAGGCCCGCCCCCAAATGGCGGGCCTGCGCTATTTCCTGCCCAGCCCCAGGCTTCTGTCGGCAAGCGGCGCGTTGTTCTCGCATTGCCCTGGGGCCGGCCCGTTGGCCCTGCTTAGAGAGGCTGCGGCCACTGGCCTATTGCTTTTTGGGAGTCATCCGGCTTGCTCGCTCTAGCAGCCCCTAGCCGCCTATGAGCGAGCACCTCCTCCGGCTGAGTAGGATAAAACATCCCGTTGGTCTCTGGCCAGTACAAGAGCATCGAAAGATGATTGGATATTTATAGAATATAACCTATAATTGTATTTACTTCTATTCACTACCCCCCCCCACAGCCATGAAAGGAATTGTATTCTCGGAACTACTGGAGATGACTGAAGAGGTTTTCGGTCAACAAATGCTACAAAAGGTAATCGAAAAGGCGGAGTTGAGCAACAATGGCGTTTACGTGTCGGCTGGCAACTACCCTTTTAGTGAGCTGGCCAGAATTGTTTCCACCCTGTCTGCGGAGACAAATAAGCCCGCCGAGTTTCTGCTGGAAGAGTACGGCAAGTATCTGTTTCAAAAAATGTCCATAAAATACGCCGCACTGTTTGATAAAATACCCGATCCCATCTCCTTCCTGTCCAAGATAGATAATTATATTCACGTAGAGGTACACAAACTGTATCCAGGTGCCGAGACGCCAAGATTTATAATTATAGAGCAAGACGAAAAGCATATTATAATGGACTACATCAGCAGCAGGGGGCTGGATTATCTTGCTATTGGTATGATAAAGGGTTGTTCTACCCACTACAAGGTTCCCCTGGATATACGGACGGAGAAGAATAATGACGAGCATAATTCTACCCGGTTCTTTGTATATGTCTCGGAGAAAGTAGGGAGTGGAAGGGCTGCCGATCCTGGCCACAGAAATAAAGGTGTTTGGGCTTGGCTCAAGCGCCTGTTTAGCTAGGATTCAGGAATGGACTTTCACCAAAACTAATTTAATTAAGCACATGGCGCGGAAAGAGGAAATTGACTGGAAGTCGAAATATGATCGGGAGCATGCTATCCGAGTGGCTGCAGAGGAGCTGATAGAACAAAAGAGCCTGGAACTATTTGAGGCCCAACTCTCGATAGAGAAGTATGCTGAAAAACTGGAGTATGAGCAGAAGGAAATGCAGGATAGCATCCGGTATGGGGCTAGAATACTCAATAGGCTGTTGCCCAATGAGTACATCATTCAGTCTTCTTTTCCCAGTAGCCGAGTTTTTTTTGCGCCCAGGGATATTGTAGGCGGCGATTTTTACTGGACACACAGGATGCCCGATGGTAGTGTGGTACTCGCCCTATCCGACTGTACAGGCCACGGCGTACCCGGTGCATTTATGAGCATCATGGGTATTAATCAGCTAAACGCCATTGTGCCCGAATCGATAGACTCATCCCCCGCAGGTATTATACAGCGGCTGGATAGGGAGATAACGCATATCCTGTGTGAAAAGAATCAAAGCATAGGTGCCTTGCAGGATGGAATGGATATTGCGATCATTCGATGGTTCCCCCAGAAGAGAAAGCTTTTTGCCTCATCTGCTCACGAGAGTGTTATTCTACAGAAAGCAGATGTGGTTGAATTATTACCTACAACTCGGCACTCAATAGGCGGGAATCTTATCTCAGATAAAGACTACATCGACTATGAGTATGAGCTGGATGGCGGATCTCGGATATTTATGTTTAGCAATGGATTTTACGATCAAATAGGTGGGCCCAGGCGAAGTAAATTTGGAAAGAGGAGGGTCTTGGAGTTGATAGAGGCGCATGTACGAGAATCTTTTTCTAGCCAGTTTGGTGCGGTGGTAGATGCGTTTCATGAATGGCGGGGCGACCAGGATCAGGTGGATGATGTTACCTTTATTGGTATCGAGTTGACCACCTGATCTGGCGGGGCGACCTTTGTACACAGACAATGGCCTCCGCATATTTATAACCAATCTGATAATTGTTAGGTGCTCAGCTTTTTGGGAAGCTTACAGTGCCGCTACGCAGCATGCGTGGCCGCTGGGGGGTACTGGATTCAATAGCCTCGCCTCTGGCTAGTAGGCTTCTTCGGCCTCGTTCGGAAAGTCGCCCGACTTTATATCCGCTATATACTGCTGGAAGGCACGGGTCATCACACCGTGCAGGTCTGCATATCGGCGCAAGAAGCGTGGACTGAAGGCCTGGTTTACCCCCAGCATGTCGTGTGTTACCAGCACCTGCCCATCTGTGTGCGGGCCAGCCCCTATGCCAATGGTGGGGATACGCAGGGTCTGGGTAACGGTTTGGGCTAGCTTGGCGGGTATCT harbors:
- a CDS encoding heme NO-binding domain-containing protein; the protein is MKGIVFSELLEMTEEVFGQQMLQKVIEKAELSNNGVYVSAGNYPFSELARIVSTLSAETNKPAEFLLEEYGKYLFQKMSIKYAALFDKIPDPISFLSKIDNYIHVEVHKLYPGAETPRFIIIEQDEKHIIMDYISSRGLDYLAIGMIKGCSTHYKVPLDIRTEKNNDEHNSTRFFVYVSEKVGSGRAADPGHRNKGVWAWLKRLFS
- a CDS encoding serine/threonine-protein phosphatase, giving the protein MARKEEIDWKSKYDREHAIRVAAEELIEQKSLELFEAQLSIEKYAEKLEYEQKEMQDSIRYGARILNRLLPNEYIIQSSFPSSRVFFAPRDIVGGDFYWTHRMPDGSVVLALSDCTGHGVPGAFMSIMGINQLNAIVPESIDSSPAGIIQRLDREITHILCEKNQSIGALQDGMDIAIIRWFPQKRKLFASSAHESVILQKADVVELLPTTRHSIGGNLISDKDYIDYEYELDGGSRIFMFSNGFYDQIGGPRRSKFGKRRVLELIEAHVRESFSSQFGAVVDAFHEWRGDQDQVDDVTFIGIELTT